In one window of Gossypium arboreum isolate Shixiya-1 chromosome 4, ASM2569848v2, whole genome shotgun sequence DNA:
- the LOC108458293 gene encoding E3 ubiquitin-protein ligase RING1-like, producing the protein MGFRIHFRNLGYNDSSIEVSAKNCDDHDDDDGCDDRCASLSCFQDDGSIAHHHSALRTKYLIIIFTVLAVSFLILCLYVYYVRYYRRRSLVRGRRSNETTETHDEFLDEDHGPVVDHHVWYINTVGLQPSIIDSIAVFKYVKGEGLVEGTECSVCLNEFEEGETLRLLPKCSHAFHISCIDTWLRSHTNCPMCRAPIVSNMADKGPSSSSGVNNEVTEGTQVAIIVDNEESEGETGSVTSEMRHRPYEEDERNTEDEDGVLQPVRRSVSLDSMAASQISQALANNGVAEGSNGSNLDNELGKGKESSLRIVPRRGSGNQGLLRLMCNSSIGRRSLQIRPIFMKRSFSCNGKFSLPISNRNRNPPLRSF; encoded by the coding sequence ATGGGTTTTCGAATTCATTTCAGAAATTTGGGATATAATGATTCAAGCATTGAAGTCTCAGCAAAAAACTGTGATGatcatgatgatgatgatggttgTGACGACCGTTGTGCTTCACTATCCTGTTTCCAGGATGATGGTTCTATCGCTCATCATCATTCAGCGTTGCGCACCAAGTATTTGATAATAATTTTCACAGTACTTGCGGTTTCGTTTTTGATCCTCTGTTTGTACGTTTACTACGTCAGGTATTATCGACGCCGATCCCTTGTTAGGGGAAGAAGATCGAATGAAACGACTGAAACCCATGATGAGTTTCTCGATGAAGATCATGGTCCGGTCGTTGATCATCATGTATGGTATATCAACACCGTTGGTTTACAACCGTCGATCATTGATTCCATTGCTGTTTTTAAGTACGTAAAAGGTGAGGGTCTTGTTGAAGGAACGGAGTGCTCTGTTTGTTTAAACGAGTTCGAAGAAGGTGAGACTTTAAGGCTGTTGCCTAAATGTAGCCATGCTTTTCACATCTCTTGTATTGATACTTGGCTTAGGTCCCATACCAATTGTCCCATGTGCCGAGCACCCATTGTTTCAAACATGGCTGATAAAGGACCATCATCATCATCTGGGGTAAATAATGAAGTTACTGAAGGAACCCAAGTTGCAATTATAGTAGATAATGAAGAATCTGAAGGAGAAACAGGAAGTGTAACAAGTGAAATGAGGCATAGACCATATGAGGAAGATGAGAGAAATACAGAGGATGAAGATGGGGTTCTTCAGCCTGTAAGAAGATCAGTTTCTTTGGATTCCATGGCAGCTTCACAGATCAGCCAAGCACTTGCTAACAATGGTGTAGCAGAAGGGTCTAATGGAAGCAATTTAGATAATGAATTGGGTAAAGGGAAAGAATCAAGCTTGAGAATTGTGCCAAGGAGAGGTTCAGGAAATCAAGGTTTATTGAGACTAATGTGCAATTCGTCCATAGGTAGAAGATCTTTGCAAATTAGGCCAATTTTCATGAAGAGATCATTTTCTTGCAATGGGAAATTCTCTTTGCCAATCTCAAACCGTAACCGGAATCCTCCTTTGAGAAGCTTTTGA
- the LOC108458340 gene encoding purine permease 1-like, translating to MEEKMSKGLKRMLLLLNCAMLGLGNVGGPLLMRLYFLKGGKGVWISSCLETAGWPFMMLPLVVSYLYRRRKEGPGTKLVLIKTPVLLASIVLGVLTGVDDFLYAYGVARLPISTSALIISTQLAFTATFAFILVKPKFTPFTINSVFLLTLAAVVLALHTSSDRPANESKLQYFLGFFMTLAASALYGFVLPAIELTYKKAKQTITYSLVMESQMVMSFSATVFCCIGMLFHGDFKAIPREASEYTLGQSTYYVVLVLNAILWQLFFMGAVGVIFSASSLLSGILIATLLPVTESLAVVLYHEKFQVEKAISLVLSLWGSLNYFYGEFHENSKVKKQKQDTETDVA from the exons ATGGAGGAGAAGATGAGCAAAGGGCTAAAAAGAATGTTACTTCTGTTGAACTGCGCAATGTTGGGCTTAGGAAATGTTGGTGGTCCTCTTTTAATGAGGCTATATTTCTTGAAAGGTGGTAAGGGTGTGTGGATATCGAGCTGCTTAGAAACCGCCGGTTGGCCGTTTATGATGTTGCCACTCGTGGTATCATACTTGTATCGTCGACGAAAAGAAGGTCCGGGAACCAAGCTTGTCTTGATAAAAACTCCTGTTTTGCTGGCTAGTATTGTTCTTGGTGTTCTTACTGGGGTTGATGACTTTTTGTATGCTTACGGTGTCGCTCGCCTCCCTATATCTACCTCGGCTTTGATAATTTCGACTCAACTGGCTTTCACTGCTACGTTTGCGTTTATATTGGTGAAGCCGAAGTTTACACCTTTTACGATCAACTCGGTCTTTTTGTTGACACTCGCAGCGGTTGTTCTGGCACTTCATACGAGTTCAGATCGCCCTGCTAATGAATCCAAGCTACAGTATTTCCTTGGGTTTTTCATGACACTTGCAGCTTCAGCGCTCTACGGGTTTGTGTTGCCGGCCATCGAGTTAACATACAAGAAAGCAAAGCAGACCATTACTTACTCTTTGGTTATGGAGTCACAGATGGTTATGTCATTTTCGGCTACTGTTTTCTGTTGCATTGGGATGCTCTTTCACGGAGACTTCAAG GCAATTCCAAGAGAGGCAAGTGAATATACGCTTGGACAATCGACATACTACGTGGTGCTCGTGTTGAACGCAATCTTATGGCAGTTGTTCTTCATGGGAGCTGTGGGTGTGATTTTCTCAGCCTCGTCGTTACTGTCTGGTATACTAATCGCGACTCTGCTTCCAGTGACGGAATCTTTAGCTGTGGTGTTGTACCATGAAAAGTTCCAAGTTGAAAAAGCCATATCTCTTGTTTTATCACTTTGGGGATCTTTGAATTACTTCTATGGTGAGTTCCATGAGAATAGCAAGGTGAAGAAGCAGAAGCAAGATACAGAAACAGATGTAGCCTAA